GGAGATTTTGAAGGCGTACTGCTGATCGATAAGCCGTCGGGGATGACCTCGCACGACGTGGTTGACCGCGTGCGGCGCAAGCTGAAGATGAAGCGCGTGGGCCACGCGGGTACGCTCGACCCGAGCGCCACGGGCCTCATGATCGTGCTCGTGGGCAAGGCCACCAAGCTGAGCCAGTTCCTGATGGGGCTGGACAAGGTCTACGAAGGCGTGATCCGCTTCGGCCAGGCCACCACCACGCAAGATGCCGACGGCGAAGTCGTGAGCGAGCAGGAGGTGCCCGACCTGAGCGAGGAAATGCTCCAGGGCTACCTCAAGTCGTTCCTCGGCGACCAATACCAGACGCCCCCGATGTTCAGCGCCAAGAAGGTCGACGGCGTGCCGCTCTACAAGCTGGCCCGCAAGGGCAAGGAGATCGAGCGCGAGCCGCGCGTGATCCGCGTGATCGAGTTTACCCTCGACAGCTGGAACCGGCCCGACGCCGAAGTCACGGTCGCCTGCA
The window above is part of the Verrucomicrobiota bacterium JB022 genome. Proteins encoded here:
- the truB gene encoding tRNA pseudouridine(55) synthase TruB, coding for MANGDFEGVLLIDKPSGMTSHDVVDRVRRKLKMKRVGHAGTLDPSATGLMIVLVGKATKLSQFLMGLDKVYEGVIRFGQATTTQDADGEVVSEQEVPDLSEEMLQGYLKSFLGDQYQTPPMFSAKKVDGVPLYKLARKGKEIEREPRVIRVIEFTLDSWNRPDAEVTVACSKGTYVRTLAHDLGEKVGCGAHLKDLRRVEIDKFVIEDSLELADFEALEPSEIRRYLIPPYQAVPSHVL